In Peptococcaceae bacterium, one genomic interval encodes:
- a CDS encoding flagellar basal body-associated FliL family protein produces MNRIIKVLGLTVLVVLIALLGVSGVLLYSVKAKSADTPRIEVGPIYETEEFTVNLSESINHYIKAKFAIELSDKKAKEELEEKLPLLQDTVIMILSGQTLDKLGTVEGKEELKKLLLESINGFLYKGKVNKIYFKNIVFS; encoded by the coding sequence ATGAATCGGATTATTAAAGTACTTGGTTTAACTGTCCTGGTCGTACTTATCGCCTTGCTGGGCGTATCCGGCGTCTTGCTTTACAGTGTGAAGGCGAAATCGGCCGATACGCCCAGGATAGAGGTAGGACCAATCTATGAAACGGAAGAATTTACTGTGAACCTGTCGGAATCCATTAATCACTACATCAAGGCAAAATTCGCTATAGAGCTGAGCGATAAAAAGGCGAAAGAAGAACTGGAAGAAAAACTCCCGCTTTTGCAGGATACGGTTATCATGATTTTGTCGGGACAAACGCTGGATAAACTGGGCACGGTCGAGGGAAAAGAGGAACTAAAGAAGCTTTTGCTCGAGTCGATCAATGGATTCCTGTATAAAGGGAAGGTTAACAAGATATATTTCAAGAATATTGTATTCAGCTGA
- a CDS encoding OmpA family protein: MLRHRRSVEQKNLMPWLLTYSDMVTLCLTFFILLYSFSTLDAIKWKSVVSSLQGALGPLDGGKSILEQAADQIPGNDGSAARNLEAQLDPGRVQDLLRYQQEMIMLEQVKDKLNQYLGEKGLSASVTVATEERGLVLRFQESVLFKKSRADLLEGSKEVLQEVTSILKEIDNPIRIEGHTDDLPINTPRFPSNWELSTARATNVLRFLIQEGLPGQRLSAVGYGEFHPLVPNTSETNREKNRRVDIVIIRESLRLNEPK; encoded by the coding sequence GTGTTGAGGCATAGAAGAAGCGTTGAGCAAAAAAACCTGATGCCCTGGCTCCTGACATACAGCGATATGGTAACGCTGTGCCTCACCTTCTTTATCCTGCTGTATTCCTTTTCCACACTGGATGCCATAAAATGGAAATCTGTAGTAAGTTCACTGCAGGGTGCCCTGGGACCGCTGGATGGCGGGAAGAGCATTCTGGAGCAGGCTGCGGATCAAATACCCGGAAATGACGGCAGTGCCGCGCGAAACCTGGAAGCCCAGTTGGACCCGGGCCGCGTCCAGGATCTTTTAAGATACCAGCAGGAAATGATTATGTTGGAACAGGTAAAGGATAAGCTGAATCAATACCTGGGAGAAAAAGGGCTGTCCGCCAGCGTAACGGTGGCCACGGAGGAAAGAGGACTGGTGCTTCGCTTTCAGGAATCCGTGCTTTTTAAAAAAAGCAGGGCCGACCTGCTGGAAGGTTCTAAAGAAGTCTTGCAGGAAGTAACCAGTATCTTGAAAGAAATCGACAACCCCATCCGGATCGAAGGCCATACGGATGACCTGCCCATCAACACGCCCAGGTTTCCGTCCAACTGGGAACTGTCCACCGCGCGAGCCACAAACGTGCTGAGGTTTCTTATTCAAGAGGGACTGCCGGGGCAGAGGCTTTCCGCGGTGGGATACGGCGAGTTTCACCCGCTTGTTCCCAATACGAGTGAAACAAACAGGGAAAAAAACCGGCGGGTGGATATCGTGATCATCCGGGAAAGCCTGCGCCTCAATGAGCCAAAGTAA
- a CDS encoding MotA/TolQ/ExbB proton channel family protein, with translation MDLATILGVFLGISLILAAILTQGSLLTFWSFTSLLIVLGGIIAATLINYPLSHIISVMKVVKVVFKGNSHRTDEVIKILVRYAEIARREGLLSLEEEVEESDDEFLKRGMRLVVDGADPELIKNILRTEILMLEERHKVGAGIFEAMGASAPAFGMLGTLMGLILMLKKINNPAALGPGMALALITTFYGSLLANLIFLPIAGKLKLRSSEEIIAKEIIIEGILSIQAGENPRVVAEKMKAYLNPGEKEAVAAMLDAERKKVYGSVEA, from the coding sequence ATGGATCTGGCGACAATACTGGGCGTTTTTCTCGGCATTTCACTTATACTGGCGGCAATACTGACGCAAGGGAGCCTCCTGACTTTCTGGAGTTTCACTTCCCTGCTTATTGTACTGGGGGGTATTATTGCCGCGACGCTGATCAATTATCCTTTGAGCCATATCATCAGCGTCATGAAGGTGGTTAAAGTTGTCTTCAAAGGCAACTCGCACCGGACGGACGAAGTGATCAAGATACTGGTCAGGTATGCTGAAATTGCTCGGAGAGAAGGCCTTCTGTCCCTGGAAGAAGAGGTTGAAGAAAGCGACGACGAGTTTTTGAAAAGGGGGATGCGGCTTGTTGTGGACGGCGCAGACCCTGAACTGATCAAGAACATCCTGCGGACGGAAATCTTGATGCTGGAGGAACGGCACAAGGTGGGGGCCGGCATTTTTGAAGCCATGGGCGCGAGCGCGCCTGCTTTCGGAATGCTCGGTACCCTGATGGGATTGATTCTCATGCTCAAGAAAATTAACAACCCCGCCGCGCTTGGGCCTGGAATGGCCCTGGCCCTTATTACGACCTTTTACGGTTCGCTGCTGGCCAACCTGATCTTTTTGCCCATCGCCGGGAAGCTCAAGCTTCGCAGCAGTGAAGAAATAATTGCCAAGGAAATCATCATCGAAGGGATACTTTCTATCCAGGCCGGCGAGAACCCGCGCGTGGTGGCTGAAAAGATGAAGGCCTACTTAAATCCTGGCGAAAAGGAGGCTGTCGCTGCTATGCTGGATGCGGAAAGGAAGAAGGTATACGGCAGTGTTGAGGCATAG